One window of Methanothermobacter thermautotrophicus genomic DNA carries:
- the mtrA gene encoding tetrahydromethanopterin S-methyltransferase subunit A produces MAEKKPVPEDWPHIVGDYVVGDAESPVAVVTLGSHMEDEPVKAGAAISGSLHTENLGIEKVVGNVIANPNLRFLLVCGAEVMGHITGQTMKALHENGVDGETGRIIGATGAIPYIENMPEEAIERFRRQVELVDMVDVEDPSMITARIEDCVVHDAGAMEEEPLVLKFPEIKKGDSEENT; encoded by the coding sequence GGACTATGTGGTTGGCGACGCAGAAAGTCCGGTTGCGGTTGTCACCCTGGGCTCTCACATGGAAGATGAGCCTGTGAAGGCGGGCGCTGCAATTTCAGGTTCACTGCACACAGAGAACCTTGGAATAGAGAAGGTTGTTGGAAATGTGATCGCAAACCCCAACCTGCGATTCCTCCTTGTATGCGGTGCAGAGGTCATGGGACACATCACAGGACAGACCATGAAGGCCCTCCACGAAAATGGTGTTGATGGAGAAACAGGAAGGATCATCGGTGCAACCGGTGCAATACCATACATTGAGAACATGCCTGAGGAGGCCATAGAGAGGTTCAGGAGACAGGTTGAACTTGTGGACATGGTTGATGTTGAGGATCCATCCATGATAACTGCAAGGATAGAGGACTGTGTGGTTCATGACGCTGGTGCGATGGAAGAGGAACCCCTCGTTTTAAAGTTTCCGGAAATTAAAAAAGGGGATTCAGAAGAAAACACCTGA
- the rpsJ gene encoding 30S ribosomal protein S10 — translation MHKARIKLTGTDPEKLAYVCDQLKKIAERTGVDMSGPIPLPTKRLVVPTRKSPDGEGTATWEKWEMRIHKRLVGIEADERAMRQVMKVNVPDNVSIEIELKS, via the coding sequence ATGCACAAAGCAAGGATTAAACTGACAGGGACAGACCCTGAAAAACTGGCATACGTCTGTGACCAGCTCAAGAAGATTGCTGAGAGGACAGGCGTGGACATGTCAGGCCCAATACCCCTCCCAACCAAGAGGCTCGTGGTTCCAACAAGGAAATCCCCTGATGGTGAGGGAACCGCAACCTGGGAGAAATGGGAGATGAGGATCCACAAGAGGCTTGTGGGTATAGAGGCCGATGAAAGGGCCATGCGTCAGGTCATGAAGGTCAACGTGCCTGACAATGTCAGCATCGAAATCGAACTCAAAAGTTAA
- the tuf gene encoding translation elongation factor EF-1 subunit alpha — protein MAKEKEHMNLAFIGHVDHGKSTLVGHLLLQAGAIAEQQLADGEDKFRFVMDRLSEERERGVTIDLAHAKFETDKYEFTIVDCPGHRDFVKNMITGASQADAAVLVVAVDDGVMPQTKEHVFLSRTLGINQLIVAINKMDLVNYDEEKFNALKDEVAALIKTVGYKPSDVEFIPLSAFEGDNITSKSENTPWYKGKTLVEALDDLEAPEKPVDLPLRIPIQDVYSITGVGTVPVGRVETGVLKKGENVIFEPAGVSGEVKSIEMHHEMIEQAEPGDNIGFNVRGVGKNDIRRGDVAGHLDNPPKVAKEFTAQIVVLQHPGVITVGYTPVFHCHTAQVACTFLELVQKMNPATGQVEEENPDFLKTGNAAVVKVKPTKPLVIEKIKDIPHMGRFAIRDMGQTVAAGMCIDLVPAK, from the coding sequence ATGGCTAAAGAAAAAGAACACATGAACCTGGCGTTTATTGGACACGTAGACCACGGAAAATCCACACTAGTGGGACACCTGCTCCTGCAGGCCGGAGCAATCGCCGAACAGCAGTTAGCTGACGGTGAAGACAAGTTCAGGTTTGTCATGGACAGGCTCTCCGAGGAAAGGGAAAGAGGAGTTACAATCGACCTTGCACACGCCAAATTCGAAACAGACAAGTACGAGTTCACAATCGTGGACTGCCCCGGACACCGTGACTTCGTTAAGAACATGATCACAGGTGCGTCCCAGGCAGACGCAGCAGTCCTAGTAGTTGCAGTGGACGACGGTGTAATGCCCCAGACCAAGGAACACGTGTTCCTATCAAGGACACTGGGTATAAACCAGCTCATAGTCGCCATCAACAAGATGGACCTCGTCAACTACGACGAAGAGAAATTCAACGCCCTCAAGGATGAGGTTGCAGCCCTAATCAAAACAGTGGGTTACAAGCCAAGCGACGTTGAATTCATCCCACTCTCCGCCTTTGAAGGGGACAACATAACATCAAAGAGCGAAAACACCCCATGGTACAAGGGTAAAACACTCGTTGAAGCCCTTGACGACCTTGAAGCACCCGAAAAGCCTGTGGACCTTCCACTGAGGATCCCTATACAGGACGTCTACTCCATCACAGGTGTCGGTACCGTCCCAGTGGGACGTGTAGAGACAGGTGTCCTCAAGAAGGGTGAAAATGTCATATTCGAACCTGCAGGTGTAAGTGGAGAGGTCAAATCCATCGAAATGCACCATGAGATGATCGAACAGGCCGAACCTGGTGACAACATAGGTTTCAACGTCAGGGGTGTCGGTAAAAACGACATCAGAAGGGGAGACGTCGCAGGACACCTGGACAACCCGCCAAAGGTTGCCAAGGAGTTCACGGCACAGATCGTTGTTCTCCAGCACCCAGGTGTCATAACAGTGGGTTACACACCTGTATTCCACTGTCACACAGCACAGGTTGCCTGTACCTTCCTTGAACTGGTGCAGAAGATGAACCCTGCAACAGGTCAGGTGGAAGAGGAAAACCCTGACTTCCTGAAAACAGGTAACGCTGCTGTTGTGAAGGTCAAACCAACCAAGCCACTGGTCATCGAGAAGATAAAGGACATCCCACACATGGGAAGATTCGCCATAAGGGACATGGGACAGACAGTGGCTGCTGGAATGTGCATAGACCTCGTACCAGCAAAATAA
- a CDS encoding elongation factor EF-2 — protein MSRRAKMISKIKELMYQPEYIRNIGIVAHIDHGKTTLSDNLLAGAGMISAELAGDQRFLDFDEQEQARGITIDAANVSMVHSYEGNEYLINLIDTPGHVDFGGDVTRAMRAVDGAVVVVCAVEGIMPQTETVLRQALKENVRPVLFINKVDRLINELKLDASELQERFVKIIANANKLIKNMAPEEFRDKWQVRVEDGSVAFGSAYHNWAINVPIMQETGINFNDIYEYCKGDNQKELAQKVPLHQVLLGMVVEHLPSPADSQAYRVPIIWSGDLESEEGQAMLKTDPEGPLAVMVTDVSIDKHAGEVATGRVYGGTIEKGSEVFLVGSHSKARVQQVGVYMGPERVNTDKVPAGNIVAITGAKNAVAGETICDTGRKIKAFEGLEHISEPVVTVAVEAKNTKDLPKLIEVLRQVGKEDPTVRVEINEETGEHLISGMGELHLEIIAYRINEKGVEIETSEPIVVYRETVAGTAGPVEGKSPNKHNRFYIEIEPVEESVMQAIQEGKIKEGRVKGKEMAKNFIEAGMDKEEARRVWDVYEKNIFINMTRGIQYLDEIKELLMDGFESAMDNGPLAKEKVMGVKIKLMDAKIHEDAVHRGPAQVLPAIRKGIFGAMMSAEPVLLEPIQKVFINVPQDYMGSATREIQNRRGQIVNMTQEGDMVTVESTVPVAEMFGFAGDIRSATEGRCLWSTENAGFERLPNELQHTIIREVRTRKGLSPEPYRADHYLG, from the coding sequence GTGAGCAGACGTGCAAAAATGATTAGTAAGATTAAGGAGCTCATGTACCAGCCAGAGTACATCCGTAACATCGGTATAGTGGCACACATTGACCACGGGAAAACAACACTCTCCGACAACCTCCTGGCTGGTGCTGGGATGATCTCCGCTGAACTGGCAGGGGATCAGCGCTTCCTTGACTTCGACGAACAGGAACAGGCAAGGGGTATCACCATTGACGCTGCGAACGTCTCAATGGTCCACTCCTACGAGGGAAATGAATACCTCATAAACCTCATCGACACACCAGGTCACGTTGACTTCGGGGGTGACGTTACAAGGGCCATGAGGGCCGTTGACGGTGCAGTTGTTGTTGTATGTGCCGTTGAGGGCATAATGCCCCAGACAGAAACCGTGCTAAGGCAGGCCCTCAAGGAAAACGTGAGACCCGTCCTCTTCATAAACAAGGTTGACAGGCTCATAAACGAACTTAAACTTGACGCCAGTGAGCTCCAGGAGAGGTTCGTGAAGATCATAGCAAATGCAAACAAACTCATCAAGAACATGGCCCCTGAGGAGTTCAGGGACAAATGGCAGGTCCGTGTTGAGGATGGGAGTGTCGCCTTCGGTTCAGCCTACCACAACTGGGCGATAAACGTCCCCATAATGCAGGAGACAGGCATAAACTTCAACGACATCTACGAGTACTGTAAGGGGGACAACCAGAAGGAACTTGCCCAGAAGGTGCCGCTACACCAGGTCCTTCTTGGAATGGTTGTTGAACACCTGCCAAGCCCCGCCGATTCCCAGGCATACAGGGTCCCAATAATATGGTCCGGGGACCTTGAAAGCGAAGAGGGACAGGCCATGCTAAAAACAGACCCTGAAGGCCCCCTTGCAGTGATGGTAACCGATGTGAGTATAGACAAACACGCCGGGGAAGTCGCCACGGGACGTGTCTATGGTGGAACAATAGAGAAGGGAAGCGAGGTCTTCCTTGTGGGTTCCCACAGCAAGGCACGTGTACAGCAGGTCGGTGTCTACATGGGACCAGAGAGGGTTAACACCGACAAGGTCCCTGCAGGTAACATCGTGGCCATAACAGGTGCCAAGAATGCAGTTGCAGGTGAAACAATCTGCGACACCGGCAGGAAGATAAAGGCCTTTGAGGGCCTTGAACACATCTCCGAACCAGTGGTTACAGTTGCAGTTGAGGCCAAGAACACCAAGGACCTTCCAAAGCTCATAGAGGTACTCAGGCAGGTCGGTAAGGAGGACCCAACCGTAAGGGTTGAAATAAACGAGGAGACCGGTGAACACCTCATCTCAGGTATGGGTGAACTCCACCTTGAGATCATAGCCTACAGGATCAACGAGAAGGGTGTTGAGATAGAGACATCAGAACCGATAGTCGTCTACAGGGAGACCGTTGCAGGTACCGCAGGACCCGTTGAGGGTAAATCACCCAACAAACACAACCGCTTCTACATAGAAATTGAACCAGTTGAAGAATCAGTGATGCAAGCTATACAGGAAGGTAAGATAAAAGAAGGTCGTGTAAAGGGTAAGGAGATGGCCAAGAACTTCATAGAGGCAGGTATGGATAAGGAGGAAGCCAGAAGGGTCTGGGATGTCTATGAGAAGAACATCTTCATCAACATGACCCGTGGTATCCAGTACCTCGACGAGATCAAGGAGCTCCTCATGGACGGATTTGAGAGTGCAATGGACAACGGCCCACTGGCCAAGGAGAAGGTCATGGGGGTTAAGATAAAACTCATGGACGCCAAGATCCACGAGGACGCTGTCCACAGGGGTCCCGCACAGGTCCTTCCAGCCATAAGGAAGGGTATATTCGGTGCCATGATGTCTGCAGAGCCAGTGCTCCTTGAACCCATACAGAAGGTATTCATCAACGTGCCACAGGATTACATGGGAAGCGCGACACGTGAGATACAGAACAGGCGTGGACAGATCGTCAACATGACCCAGGAGGGTGACATGGTAACCGTTGAATCCACTGTACCAGTGGCGGAGATGTTTGGATTCGCAGGCGATATCAGGTCAGCCACCGAGGGACGATGTCTCTGGTCAACAGAGAACGCTGGATTCGAGAGACTTCCAAACGAACTGCAGCACACCATAATAAGGGAGGTAAGGACCAGGAAGGGTCTGAGTCCTGAACCCTACAGGGCAGACCACTACCTGGGTTAA
- the rpsG gene encoding 30S ribosomal protein S7: MSLVFDKWELDEVKVEDMGLAKYICLDSILVPHTMGRHVKRQFAKSKVSIVERLINKVMRTERNSGKKNKAYKIVQEAFEIINRRTKENPVQVLVKAVENTSPREETTRIKYGGIGYQVAVDISPQRRVDLSLGFITKGAMQAAFKNKKSIEECLANEIMLAAEYDTRSFAIQKKEEKERIARSAH; encoded by the coding sequence ATGAGTTTAGTTTTTGATAAATGGGAACTGGACGAGGTCAAGGTTGAGGATATGGGCCTCGCCAAGTACATATGCCTTGACAGCATACTCGTCCCCCACACCATGGGAAGACACGTCAAGAGACAGTTCGCAAAGTCAAAGGTCTCCATTGTTGAGAGGCTCATAAACAAGGTGATGAGGACAGAAAGGAACTCTGGTAAAAAGAACAAGGCCTACAAGATAGTGCAGGAAGCCTTTGAAATCATAAACCGGAGGACAAAGGAGAACCCTGTCCAGGTCCTTGTCAAGGCCGTTGAAAACACCTCACCCAGGGAGGAGACCACAAGGATCAAGTACGGTGGTATAGGTTACCAGGTCGCAGTTGACATCTCCCCCCAGAGGAGGGTGGACCTCTCACTGGGATTCATAACCAAGGGCGCAATGCAGGCAGCATTCAAGAACAAGAAGTCCATAGAGGAGTGCCTTGCGAATGAGATAATGCTGGCTGCAGAGTACGACACAAGAAGCTTCGCGATTCAGAAGAAGGAAGAGAAAGAAAGGATAGCCAGATCCGCACATTAA
- a CDS encoding 30S ribosomal protein S12, producing MPGLFAAKKLKSKRQKFKWKDTHYKRRSLRLDVKADPLEGAPQARGIVIEKVGIEAKQPNSAIRKCVRVQLIKNGKQITAFAPGDGAIGFIDEHDEVVVEGIGGPSGRSMGDIPGVRWKVTKVNNVSLQEMVKGKIEKPVR from the coding sequence TTGCCAGGACTTTTCGCAGCAAAGAAACTTAAAAGCAAGAGGCAGAAGTTCAAATGGAAGGACACACACTACAAGAGGAGATCACTGCGCCTTGACGTTAAGGCAGACCCCCTTGAGGGAGCACCACAGGCCAGGGGCATAGTGATCGAGAAGGTTGGTATAGAGGCAAAACAGCCAAACTCAGCCATAAGGAAATGTGTCAGGGTCCAGCTCATAAAGAACGGAAAACAGATCACCGCCTTCGCACCTGGAGACGGCGCCATTGGTTTTATCGATGAACACGATGAGGTTGTTGTTGAGGGCATAGGTGGACCTTCAGGAAGGTCCATGGGTGACATACCCGGTGTCAGGTGGAAGGTGACAAAGGTCAACAACGTATCCCTGCAGGAAATGGTTAAAGGGAAAATAGAAAAACCTGTGAGGTAA
- a CDS encoding NusA-like transcription termination signal-binding factor, whose protein sequence is MTIKFTTNEIRYIALFESMTGAMVKDCIVDDENGKVTFLVKKGDMGLAIGKKGSTVAKVQKALDKGVEVIEHSNDPVEFIKNLMAPAKVRSIRILQKENGEKIATVETDPKNKRIAIGRGGQNIERARLLARRQHNISNIIIK, encoded by the coding sequence GTGACTATCAAATTTACCACAAATGAGATAAGGTACATTGCACTCTTTGAGAGCATGACCGGTGCAATGGTGAAGGACTGCATCGTGGATGATGAAAACGGCAAGGTAACATTCCTTGTCAAGAAGGGCGATATGGGTCTGGCCATAGGCAAAAAGGGAAGCACAGTTGCCAAGGTCCAGAAGGCCCTTGATAAGGGTGTTGAAGTAATAGAACACTCAAACGACCCCGTGGAGTTCATAAAGAACCTCATGGCACCCGCAAAGGTCAGGAGTATCAGGATACTCCAGAAGGAAAACGGTGAAAAGATAGCCACAGTCGAAACAGACCCCAAGAACAAGAGAATCGCCATTGGACGTGGCGGCCAGAACATAGAGAGGGCCAGACTTCTGGCCAGAAGACAGCATAACATAAGCAATATCATAATAAAATAA
- a CDS encoding 50S ribosomal protein L30e yields MDIDRGIRVAVDTGNVILGSKRTIQSLKLGKGKLVVMASNIPEDLKEDIEYYAKLSEIPVYTHEGTSVELGSVCGKPFTVGALLIQDPGDSTILEMVG; encoded by the coding sequence ATGGACATAGATAGAGGAATACGAGTCGCTGTAGATACTGGTAATGTTATCCTTGGATCAAAGAGGACAATTCAGAGCCTCAAACTGGGTAAGGGTAAACTGGTGGTGATGGCCAGCAACATTCCAGAGGACCTCAAGGAGGACATAGAATACTATGCGAAGCTATCAGAGATTCCAGTTTACACCCATGAAGGCACCAGTGTTGAACTGGGCTCTGTCTGCGGTAAACCATTCACCGTGGGGGCCCTCTTAATCCAGGATCCAGGTGATTCAACAATACTGGAAATGGTGGGGTAG
- the rpoA2 gene encoding DNA-directed RNA polymerase subunit A'': MVRLFSRIAERNQGLEDDELLDAVEEDYQRILKVQALVKRKRAKFPPKLIEDIAEAVKKHELSDDELDELIRSVRRAYDRARVEAGEAVGTVAAQSVGEPGTQMTMRTFHYAGVAELNVTLGLPRLIEIVDARKKISTPTMSIYFEGDLRYDEEFVRRKANKIGKSTLNDVLKNFSIQYADMSVVAELDDEKIQEKHLEYDEILAKVEKTFKKVEIDNNTLRFEPAKPTIRELRLLADKVRKLQISGVKNIGKVVIRKEDDEWVIHTEGSNLGAVLKEEGVDKVRTTTNDIHEIETVLGIEAARNAIIHEAKRTMEEQGLTVDIRHIMLVADMMTADGSVKSIGRHGISGEKASVLARASFEETGKHLLRASIRGEVDHLTGIIENIIIGQPIPLGTGSVSVVMKERK, translated from the coding sequence ATGGTGAGGCTCTTCAGCAGAATAGCTGAGAGAAACCAGGGCCTTGAGGATGATGAACTCCTGGATGCAGTGGAGGAGGATTATCAGCGGATACTCAAGGTCCAGGCGCTCGTCAAAAGGAAGAGGGCCAAGTTCCCCCCGAAACTCATTGAGGATATAGCTGAGGCCGTGAAGAAGCATGAACTCAGTGACGATGAACTGGATGAGCTCATAAGAAGTGTCAGGAGAGCCTATGACCGGGCCAGGGTTGAGGCCGGTGAGGCCGTTGGGACGGTGGCAGCCCAGTCAGTGGGTGAGCCAGGTACCCAGATGACAATGCGTACCTTCCACTATGCAGGTGTGGCAGAGCTCAACGTTACACTGGGTCTTCCAAGGCTCATAGAGATCGTTGACGCCAGGAAGAAGATATCCACGCCAACAATGAGCATCTACTTCGAGGGGGACCTCAGGTACGATGAGGAATTCGTGCGAAGGAAGGCCAACAAGATAGGTAAGAGCACCCTGAACGATGTGCTTAAAAATTTCAGCATCCAGTACGCTGACATGTCAGTTGTTGCTGAACTGGATGATGAAAAAATCCAGGAGAAGCACCTTGAATATGATGAGATACTGGCCAAGGTGGAAAAAACTTTTAAGAAAGTAGAAATAGATAACAACACACTGAGATTTGAACCCGCGAAACCCACCATAAGGGAGCTAAGGCTACTCGCAGATAAGGTGAGGAAACTCCAGATAAGCGGGGTTAAAAACATAGGAAAGGTGGTTATCCGTAAAGAGGATGATGAATGGGTAATCCACACTGAGGGTTCAAACCTTGGAGCTGTTCTTAAAGAAGAGGGTGTGGATAAGGTCCGGACTACAACCAACGATATACATGAGATAGAGACAGTCCTGGGCATAGAGGCAGCTAGAAACGCGATAATACACGAAGCAAAGAGGACCATGGAGGAACAGGGGCTAACAGTCGACATAAGGCACATAATGCTCGTTGCAGATATGATGACCGCTGATGGATCTGTCAAGTCCATTGGAAGGCACGGTATTAGTGGTGAAAAAGCAAGCGTTCTTGCAAGGGCTTCTTTTGAGGAAACCGGTAAGCACCTTCTGAGAGCAAGTATCAGGGGCGAGGTGGACCACCTCACCGGTATCATAGAGAACATTATTATAGGGCAACCTATACCCTTGGGTACAGGTTCCGTTAGTGTAGTAATGAAAGAAAGAAAATAG
- the rpoA1 gene encoding DNA-directed RNA polymerase subunit A' — MRGILKKISQINFGLMSPEDIRKMSVAQIVTPDTYDEDGYPIENGLMDPRLGVIDPSLRCRTCGAKGGECPGHFGSINLARPVIHVGFADTIHKILRSTCRKCSRVLLTETEIEEYRQRILDAMEKEESLTPIIKEIYTEARRDKCPHCEEEQEEIKLDKPVSIVEGDYKLTASEVRERLERISDDDALILGVNPEVARPEWMVLTVLPVPPVTVRPSITLETGERSEDDLTHKLVDILRINQRLKENMEAGAPQLIVEDLWELLQYHVTTYFDNEASGVPPARHRSGRPLKTLAQRLKGKEGRFRSNLSGKRVNFSARTVISPDPNISINEVGVPEIIAREVTVPVYVTEWNIDRMREYIENGPDIHPGANYVIRPDGRKIRIYNETKEVVLENLKPGYIVERHLKDGDIVLFNRQPSLHRMSMMAHEVRVLPYKTFRLNLCVCPPYNADFDGDEMNMHVFQTEESRAEAKTLMRVQEHILSPRFGGPIIGGIHDHISGAYLLTRKRAVFSEEKVFQILKKAGLPLPDRRGRDWTGKEIFSMVLPDDLNMVYRAEICRKCEECLEMECENDAYVVIENGQLISGVIDEKAYGAFAGKILDHIVKEYGADAAREFLDSATKLAIAGIMHAGFTTSTNDEEIPEEARERIEAHLRNAEARVDQLIEAYENGELEPLPGRSLEETLEMKIMQVLGEARDKSGEIAESYFDMDENHAVIMALTGARGSMLNLTQITACVGQQSVRGGRISRGYDNRTLPHFKKGELGAKSRGFVHSSYKEGLDPIEFFFHAMGGREGLVDTAIRTAQSGYMQRRLVNALQDLTVDEDGRVVDNRGVIIQNRFGEDGVDPAKSDYGRVVDLDKLVEEIRLKSKG, encoded by the coding sequence TTGAGAGGAATTTTAAAGAAAATTTCCCAGATAAACTTTGGCCTCATGTCCCCCGAGGACATCAGGAAGATGTCCGTGGCCCAGATCGTCACCCCGGACACCTATGACGAGGATGGGTACCCCATAGAGAACGGGCTGATGGATCCCAGGCTTGGTGTGATAGACCCAAGCCTCCGCTGCAGGACCTGCGGCGCCAAGGGTGGGGAGTGCCCGGGACACTTCGGAAGCATAAACCTTGCAAGACCCGTCATACACGTGGGATTCGCAGACACCATACACAAGATCCTGCGATCAACGTGCAGAAAATGCAGCAGGGTCCTCCTCACAGAGACTGAAATCGAGGAATACCGTCAGAGGATCCTTGATGCAATGGAGAAGGAGGAAAGCCTCACACCCATAATAAAGGAGATATACACAGAGGCGCGCCGTGATAAGTGCCCCCACTGTGAGGAGGAACAGGAGGAGATCAAACTCGACAAGCCAGTCTCAATCGTCGAGGGAGACTACAAGCTCACAGCCAGTGAGGTGAGGGAGCGTCTTGAGAGGATAAGTGATGACGACGCCCTCATCCTCGGTGTCAACCCCGAGGTTGCAAGGCCAGAATGGATGGTCCTGACAGTCCTCCCGGTCCCCCCTGTAACTGTGAGACCCTCAATCACCCTCGAGACCGGTGAAAGGTCAGAGGACGACCTCACCCATAAACTGGTTGATATACTGAGGATAAACCAGCGCCTCAAGGAGAACATGGAGGCAGGGGCGCCCCAGCTGATCGTGGAGGACCTGTGGGAACTCCTCCAGTACCATGTGACAACCTACTTCGACAATGAGGCCTCAGGTGTCCCCCCTGCAAGGCACCGATCCGGAAGGCCCCTCAAGACCCTGGCCCAGAGGCTCAAGGGTAAGGAGGGACGGTTCAGGAGCAACCTTTCAGGTAAGAGGGTTAACTTCTCTGCCCGTACCGTCATCTCCCCTGACCCCAACATCAGCATAAACGAGGTGGGTGTCCCTGAAATCATAGCCAGGGAGGTCACCGTACCCGTCTACGTCACAGAATGGAACATAGACCGTATGAGGGAGTACATCGAGAACGGGCCGGACATCCACCCGGGAGCCAACTACGTCATAAGACCCGACGGACGCAAGATAAGGATCTACAATGAGACCAAGGAAGTCGTCCTTGAGAACCTCAAACCCGGATACATAGTGGAGAGGCACCTCAAGGACGGTGACATCGTACTCTTTAACCGTCAGCCATCCCTCCACAGGATGTCCATGATGGCCCACGAGGTCCGTGTACTGCCCTACAAGACCTTCCGCCTCAACCTGTGTGTCTGCCCCCCATACAACGCAGACTTTGACGGTGACGAGATGAACATGCACGTGTTCCAGACTGAGGAGTCCCGGGCAGAGGCCAAGACCCTGATGCGTGTCCAGGAGCACATACTATCACCGAGGTTCGGTGGGCCCATAATAGGTGGTATACACGACCATATATCCGGGGCCTACCTCCTCACAAGGAAGAGAGCAGTCTTCAGTGAGGAGAAGGTCTTCCAGATCCTCAAGAAGGCGGGGCTGCCACTTCCAGACAGGAGGGGACGTGACTGGACAGGCAAGGAGATCTTCAGCATGGTTCTCCCCGATGACCTCAACATGGTCTACCGGGCCGAGATCTGCAGGAAGTGCGAGGAATGCCTTGAAATGGAATGTGAAAACGATGCCTACGTTGTGATAGAAAACGGGCAGCTGATTTCAGGGGTCATCGACGAGAAGGCCTACGGTGCCTTCGCAGGTAAGATCCTTGACCACATAGTCAAGGAGTACGGCGCCGACGCCGCAAGGGAATTCCTTGACTCAGCAACCAAGCTCGCAATAGCCGGTATAATGCACGCAGGTTTCACCACAAGTACCAACGATGAGGAGATCCCTGAGGAGGCACGTGAAAGAATAGAGGCCCACCTGCGGAACGCGGAGGCAAGGGTGGACCAGCTCATTGAGGCCTACGAGAACGGTGAACTCGAGCCGCTACCAGGAAGGAGCCTCGAGGAGACTCTGGAGATGAAGATAATGCAGGTCCTCGGTGAAGCAAGGGACAAGTCAGGGGAAATCGCAGAGAGCTACTTTGACATGGACGAGAACCACGCAGTAATCATGGCACTTACAGGTGCAAGGGGTTCAATGCTCAACCTCACCCAGATAACAGCCTGTGTGGGACAGCAGTCAGTCAGGGGTGGCCGTATCAGCAGGGGATACGACAACCGGACACTCCCCCACTTCAAGAAGGGAGAGCTCGGTGCTAAGTCCCGCGGATTCGTGCACTCAAGTTACAAGGAGGGACTTGACCCCATAGAATTCTTCTTCCATGCCATGGGGGGAAGAGAGGGTCTCGTTGATACAGCCATCCGTACAGCTCAGAGCGGTTACATGCAGAGGCGTCTCGTAAACGCCCTCCAGGACCTCACAGTCGATGAGGACGGCAGGGTAGTTGATAACAGGGGTGTTATAATACAGAACCGCTTCGGTGAGGATGGCGTTGATCCGGCAAAGAGTGACTATGGAAGGGTAGTGGACCTCGACAAACTCGTAGAGGAGATAAGGCTCAAGTCAAAGGGGTAA